TTATTTTCAAGCAGTTAAAGGTGGCGGTCACGGCGATTATCATCTCATTGTGCTTGCTCCCGATAGCGTTCAAGAAATGGCTGACTTTGTTTATTTAGGATTCGACCTTGCTGAAAAGTATCGCAACCCTGTACTAATTCTTTCTGATGGTGCTTTAGGACAGATGATGGAAAAAGTTGTGTTCCCTGATTATGATGTAAAAGAACACAGGTCTCTGAAACCTTGGGCAACAACTGGAAAAACGCCCGACCGTGCAGCCAATGTAATTACTTCTCTCCACATACAATCGGAGGAGATGGAAAAAATTAATCTCAGATTACAGGCGAAATACCGGACTATCGAAAAAAATGAAGTCCGTTATGAAGTTATAAATACCGAAGATGCCGATTTAATTTTAATTGCTTTCGGTTTGTCATCACGCATTTGTCAGAAAGCTATGGAACTTGCCCGGCAGCAGGGAATTAAAGTTGGTTTCCTCCGCCCAATCACACTCTATCCATTTCCGTACGATGCGATAAACCAATTAGCCGATAAATTAAAAGGGGCAGTAGTCGTGGAGATGAATGCAGGTCAGATGTTGGAAGATGTGCGTCTGGCTGTATCGGGAAAAATTCCGGTTGAGTTCTATGGACGTATGGGTGGCATCATTCCATCGCCCGAAGAAATTGTAGATAAACTAAAAAAGATGATGTAGAGGAGAAAATAAATTATGACAAATAGAGAAGATGTTTTATTGGAAGATATGGAAGTAGTTTGGGAAAAACCCGGAACACTGTCCGATGTTCGTATGCACTACTGTCCAGGTTGTGCTCATGGTGTGATTCATAAAGTACTTATGGAAGTTATACAGGAAATGAAAATTCAGGATAAAACAATCGGTGTTGCACCGGTTGGTTGTTCAGTCTTGGCTTATCATTACATGGACATAGATATGCACGAAGCTGCACACGGACGCGCCACTGCAGTTGCTACCGGAATTAAAAGATATTTACCTGAGAACCTCGTGTTTACTTATCAGGGCGACGGCGATTTGGCAGCAATCGGAACTGCCGAAACAATAC
This genomic stretch from Bacteroidota bacterium harbors:
- a CDS encoding 3-methyl-2-oxobutanoate dehydrogenase subunit VorB, whose product is MSEIRLMKGNEAAAEAAIRAGCDCYFGYPITPQSEIIEYLADQGRKRNVIVMQVESEIAAINMIYGAAGAGARAMTSSSGPGISLMQEGLSYIAAAELPCLLVNISRGGPGLGTIQPSQGDYFQAVKGGGHGDYHLIVLAPDSVQEMADFVYLGFDLAEKYRNPVLILSDGALGQMMEKVVFPDYDVKEHRSLKPWATTGKTPDRAANVITSLHIQSEEMEKINLRLQAKYRTIEKNEVRYEVINTEDADLILIAFGLSSRICQKAMELARQQGIKVGFLRPITLYPFPYDAINQLADKLKGAVVVEMNAGQMLEDVRLAVSGKIPVEFYGRMGGIIPSPEEIVDKLKKMM